The window CTGCACGTTGAAGAAGATCTTGTAGGAGACGGTCACCTGTTCACCCTGCACCAACGACGTCTTATCCGGAATCGCCCGAATGAATACGTTATCGGCGGCGCCCGGCGCGTCCGCGCCACCTCCGCCGGCCGGCGGCGTGGCCGCGCCCGCCGCCAGAATCTTTACCGAAATCGGGTTGGTCGTAAACGTCTTTCCCTGATACACCAGCGAAACCGGACCGATTTCACCGTGTCCTTCCGCCGTCGCACGCAACCGGTAGGTATAGATGATCGAAGAACTCGTCCGGCCGTTGACCATCGAGAAGTTCGTGCTCGAGAACGGCCCCCCCGTCACCTGCAGTTTGCCGAGCGTGGGAAGCGCGGGTGACGGTACGCCCGACGAGGCACCTTCAAAGGTGACCGTGAGCGACAGCGCGTCGCCGACGCGCACGGGATTTCGGTCCACGCTCGCGGCCAACCTGTATTGTGCAAAAGCGCCGGCAGCGGTCAGCAGCAGCGCGAAGACGATCGCTCTCACCAGTCCTTCTCGCGTTTCTTCCGCGCCGCCACCTTAATCTTCTTTACGTCTTTCAGCGCCTGTTGTTCGTTAGACAGCAACGCGTTCAGCAGCCGCTCGGCTTCTTGCTTGGACATCTGCTTGCCGGCTTGTGGTTGGGCCTGTTCCGCTGGTTCCTGCTCCTGCTGCTGATCTTGCTGCTGCTGCTGATCCTGCTGCTGCTGTTGATCTTGATCCTGCTTCTGATCTTGATTCTGCTGCTGCTGGGTCGAGTCCTGCTTTTGCTGCGGTTTATCCTGCTGCTTGTCTTGCTGCTTCTGCTGTTGCTGTTGTTGCAGCATGCGCCGCGCCAATTCAAGGTTGTAGCGCGCCTCGTCATCGGCCGGGTTGCGCTTGAGCGACTCGACATAAGCCGCGATGGCTTTATCGTATTTCTGACTCTCGAAATAGGAGTTCCCCAGATTGTAAAGCGTGTGGCTTTGCTCGTCCGGCAGTTGGTCGGGACCGAGCGATCCGATGTAGGCCTGCTCCGCTTTGTCGAACTGCTGCTGCTGGTACATGACGTTGCCGAGGTCGTACATCACGACGGACGTGTCGGCTCCCTGTTCGAGCGCGGTCTTGTAATGCAGCAAGGCGGCGTCATTCAGGCTGTCTTGCGCGGCTCGATTGCCGCGCTTGACCTCCTGCCGCGGGTTAGCACAGACCGTCACCGCGCAACAGATCAAAGCGATCAGCACCGCTCGACTCATGCGTCCCCCGCCAGCTTCCGGCCGCGGCGGAATTTCGGCAGCACGACCCGCCATCGTTCCTCTCGCTTCCGCTCGGACACGAAAAATTCTCCCAGCAGCAGCAACAGTGCCGGGAGTACGAGGTAGGCGAAACGATCCTCGAACGACGTGAATTGCTTCTTCCCGAATTCGGTCTTTTCCATCTGGGCAATATCATCCCAAATCGTTTGCAGCTCCTGCGCGCTCTGACTGCCGCGCAAATAGCGGCCGTCGCCCGCGTCGGCAACGCGTTCGAGCAGCGGC is drawn from candidate division KSB1 bacterium and contains these coding sequences:
- a CDS encoding tetratricopeptide repeat protein, which gives rise to MSRAVLIALICCAVTVCANPRQEVKRGNRAAQDSLNDAALLHYKTALEQGADTSVVMYDLGNVMYQQQQFDKAEQAYIGSLGPDQLPDEQSHTLYNLGNSYFESQKYDKAIAAYVESLKRNPADDEARYNLELARRMLQQQQQQKQQDKQQDKPQQKQDSTQQQQNQDQKQDQDQQQQQDQQQQQDQQQEQEPAEQAQPQAGKQMSKQEAERLLNALLSNEQQALKDVKKIKVAARKKREKDW